A part of Myxococcus landrumus genomic DNA contains:
- the gltC gene encoding adventurous gliding motility protein GltC yields MMRSFRLIRLAVLGLALAWSAPSFAQNFEGLDLGGQSKSKKKKKGASSAKSSSKSKKKSTRNAKGKTPAAEPEATAEETSAPSPVAPAVATPAAPAEATSTPPAPTPAQPPASAQGGGFGLDLTQEAPKAPAPTMSFDAVDVSGKSADRQRLEIAISLFKNDEYEKAAMAAHELLADPKLAGLHTEARYVLAKSLYRMGMYHSSLGEFSKLLALGPSTKFFKTSLEWLFFISRKTKNETVILDEIARHANQEFPEKYRNEFRYLLARYHFVRGRALDQVGQNADADKSFNEVKRLTLMIPKTDPFYPRARYLDGLASFRNGSRQKDAAAKRGNGEMLAAVDAMKDVVRLTRSMAGKSADQIKADKSLRELAFMQLARTHYGMQQNRYALFYLGKVERGNTQWLESLFEASWANYRVGQYEQALGNLITLSSPFFREEYFPEALILKAVIYYENCRYRESNIILQDFERTYLPVHDQLESLVKKGMEANEYYSVLSDVQKKNKEGLEKNETDLILERILRLALTDQDLRKTNDSILELEGEMDAFASRGDTFKYSELSKQLLEELKVHRTGLISKAGIMAKGKLETELVALKQLLANGLRIKFETTTKEKEFLEEQLKAGGRTAIVKKYKFSVAVADDQLYWPYEGEYWRDELGTYQYTLTKGCIERDTANRNVQSAEAL; encoded by the coding sequence ATGATGCGCTCCTTCAGGCTCATCCGTCTCGCCGTCCTCGGGCTCGCGCTCGCGTGGTCGGCTCCTTCCTTCGCCCAGAACTTCGAAGGACTGGACCTGGGTGGTCAGTCCAAGTCCAAGAAGAAGAAGAAGGGCGCCTCGTCGGCGAAGTCCTCCTCCAAGTCGAAGAAGAAGTCGACGCGCAACGCGAAGGGCAAGACGCCCGCCGCGGAGCCGGAGGCCACCGCCGAGGAGACGTCCGCTCCTTCCCCCGTGGCTCCCGCGGTGGCGACCCCGGCGGCTCCCGCCGAGGCCACGTCCACCCCGCCTGCTCCCACGCCCGCGCAGCCGCCTGCTTCCGCGCAGGGTGGCGGCTTCGGGCTGGACCTGACGCAGGAGGCCCCCAAGGCCCCCGCGCCCACCATGTCCTTCGACGCGGTGGACGTGTCCGGCAAGTCGGCGGACCGTCAGCGGCTGGAAATCGCCATCAGCCTCTTCAAGAACGACGAGTACGAGAAGGCCGCCATGGCGGCGCACGAGCTCCTGGCGGACCCGAAGCTCGCGGGCCTGCACACGGAGGCGCGCTACGTGCTGGCCAAGTCGCTCTACCGCATGGGCATGTACCACTCGTCGCTGGGTGAGTTCTCCAAGCTGCTCGCGCTGGGGCCCTCCACCAAGTTCTTCAAGACGAGCCTCGAGTGGCTCTTCTTCATCAGCCGCAAGACGAAGAACGAGACCGTCATCCTCGACGAGATTGCCCGGCACGCGAACCAGGAGTTCCCCGAGAAGTACCGCAACGAGTTCCGCTACCTGCTGGCGCGCTACCACTTCGTGCGAGGCCGCGCGTTGGATCAGGTGGGGCAGAACGCGGACGCGGACAAGAGCTTCAACGAAGTGAAGCGCCTGACGCTGATGATTCCCAAGACGGACCCGTTCTATCCGCGCGCGCGGTACCTGGATGGTCTGGCGTCGTTCCGCAACGGCAGCCGTCAGAAGGACGCGGCGGCCAAGCGCGGCAACGGGGAGATGCTGGCGGCGGTGGACGCGATGAAGGACGTGGTGCGCCTCACCCGGTCCATGGCGGGCAAGTCCGCCGACCAGATCAAGGCGGACAAGTCCCTGCGCGAGCTGGCGTTCATGCAGCTGGCCCGCACGCACTACGGCATGCAGCAGAACCGCTACGCGCTCTTCTACCTGGGCAAGGTGGAGCGCGGGAACACGCAGTGGCTGGAGTCGCTCTTCGAGGCGAGCTGGGCCAACTACCGCGTGGGCCAGTACGAGCAGGCGCTGGGCAACCTCATCACGCTCTCATCGCCGTTCTTCCGCGAGGAGTACTTCCCGGAGGCGCTCATCCTGAAGGCGGTCATCTATTACGAGAACTGCCGCTACCGGGAGAGCAACATCATCCTCCAGGACTTCGAGCGCACGTACCTGCCCGTCCACGACCAGCTCGAGTCGCTGGTGAAGAAGGGCATGGAGGCCAACGAGTACTACTCGGTGCTCTCCGACGTGCAGAAGAAGAACAAGGAGGGTCTGGAGAAGAACGAGACGGACCTCATCCTGGAGCGCATCCTCCGCCTGGCCCTGACGGACCAGGACCTGCGCAAGACGAACGACTCCATCCTCGAGCTCGAGGGGGAGATGGACGCCTTCGCCAGCCGCGGCGACACCTTCAAGTACTCGGAGCTGTCCAAGCAGTTGCTGGAGGAGCTGAAGGTCCACCGCACGGGCCTCATCTCCAAGGCGGGCATCATGGCCAAGGGCAAGCTGGAGACGGAGCTCGTCGCGCTCAAGCAGCTGCTGGCCAACGGCCTGCGCATCAAGTTCGAGACCACCACGAAGGAGAAGGAGTTCCTCGAGGAGCAGCTCAAGGCGGGCGGCCGCACGGCCATCGTCAAGAAGTACAAGTTCTCCGTGGCGGTGGCGGACGACCAGCTCTACTGGCCGTACGAGGGTGAGTACTGGCGTGACGAGCTGGGCACGTACCAGTACACGCTGACGAAGGGCTGCATCGAGCGCGACACGGCCAACCGGAACGTCCAGTCCGCGGAAGCCCTGTAG
- the cglC gene encoding adventurous gliding motility lipoprotein CglC yields the protein MRAALLVSTALLLGGCSVSSEIGKRCNLVRKATPEELAAGSDKTINLLEGEIADRQDFISFGAPLCEDLICVRDQDFPRARNADGSLNEAAAAEGYCSKPCVNGAAKTCEVSDTSDVEPNLPGRMSCRSLLLDQETLDALRAADEGFYRNTFGENNSPYFCAGALNSGKGG from the coding sequence ATGCGAGCCGCCCTCCTCGTATCCACCGCGTTGTTGCTGGGTGGGTGCAGCGTGAGCAGCGAGATTGGCAAGCGATGCAACCTGGTCCGGAAGGCCACCCCCGAGGAGCTCGCGGCGGGTTCCGACAAGACCATCAATCTGCTGGAGGGCGAAATCGCGGACCGGCAGGACTTCATCTCCTTTGGTGCCCCCCTGTGCGAGGACCTCATCTGCGTGAGGGATCAGGACTTCCCGCGCGCGCGCAACGCGGACGGCTCACTGAACGAGGCCGCCGCCGCGGAGGGCTACTGCAGCAAGCCCTGCGTGAACGGCGCCGCCAAGACCTGTGAAGTGTCGGATACGTCCGATGTGGAGCCGAACCTGCCGGGCCGCATGTCGTGCCGCTCCCTGCTGCTGGACCAGGAGACGCTCGACGCGCTGCGCGCCGCGGATGAGGGGTTCTACCGGAACACCTTTGGAGAGAACAACTCGCCCTACTTCTGCGCGGGCGCGCTCAACTCCGGGAAGGGTGGCTGA
- a CDS encoding vWA domain-containing protein → MNRTVLFLSLAGSLALAALVLGLPQVTQPRKEPPTEVAVPPRPPPPPPLQNTPGSLTMTSRLSHPYVPSGTSEVFATVDLTGAEVPGAKRSPVNLALVIDRSGSMSGYKLAQAKQAARHLVGLLREEDRLAIVHYGSDVKSLPAASVTPAQRERMLQYVDGIWDDGGTNIGAGLSAGRFQLSTAQSEFKVNRLILMSDGQPTEGITDNDGLTRLVQELRASGVTVSSIGVGTDFNEDLMQGFAEYGGGAYGFLEDAGQLAALFQKDLQQASTSVARGVSLTFTLPPGTSLGEVLGYNARQSGNQVTVALPDFSAGQLERVVVRLVTTGESVGQTVRVLDLKLVYTDLIRNVGTENNAALSAVVTDRAEEVLARQDKDATLYSVRARSAANLKKAAEAMSEGRREEAALYIRQNQDMFDQASAVAGPAAVAPEKAAQQATLDEYESATSDEQMRSAVKRSKAKALRDFGRVGSTY, encoded by the coding sequence ATGAACCGAACGGTCCTCTTCCTCTCCCTGGCGGGAAGTCTCGCTCTCGCTGCCCTCGTGTTGGGGCTGCCCCAGGTGACCCAGCCGAGGAAGGAGCCCCCCACCGAGGTCGCGGTTCCTCCTCGCCCTCCCCCTCCGCCGCCCCTCCAGAACACGCCGGGCTCGCTGACGATGACGAGCCGGCTGTCGCATCCGTACGTGCCCTCGGGCACCTCGGAGGTGTTCGCGACGGTGGACCTGACGGGCGCGGAGGTTCCTGGCGCGAAGCGCAGCCCGGTGAACCTGGCGCTGGTCATCGACCGCTCCGGCTCCATGTCCGGCTACAAGCTGGCGCAGGCGAAGCAGGCCGCGCGGCACCTCGTGGGACTGCTGCGCGAGGAGGACCGGCTGGCCATCGTCCACTACGGCTCGGACGTGAAGAGCCTGCCCGCAGCGAGCGTCACGCCCGCGCAGCGCGAGCGGATGCTCCAGTACGTGGACGGCATCTGGGATGACGGTGGCACCAACATCGGCGCGGGCCTGTCCGCGGGCCGCTTCCAGCTCTCCACCGCGCAGAGCGAGTTCAAGGTCAACCGGCTCATCCTCATGAGCGACGGCCAGCCCACCGAGGGCATCACGGACAACGACGGACTCACCCGGCTGGTGCAGGAGCTGCGGGCCTCCGGTGTCACGGTGAGCTCCATCGGCGTGGGCACCGACTTCAACGAGGACCTCATGCAGGGCTTCGCGGAGTACGGCGGCGGCGCGTACGGCTTCCTCGAGGACGCGGGGCAGCTCGCCGCCCTCTTCCAGAAGGACTTGCAGCAGGCCTCCACGAGCGTCGCGCGCGGCGTGTCGCTCACCTTCACGCTGCCCCCGGGGACATCGCTGGGCGAGGTGCTTGGCTACAACGCGCGCCAGTCCGGCAATCAGGTCACCGTGGCGCTGCCGGACTTCTCCGCCGGCCAGCTCGAGCGCGTCGTCGTGCGGCTGGTGACGACCGGCGAGAGCGTGGGCCAGACAGTGCGCGTTCTGGACCTGAAGCTCGTGTACACCGACCTCATCCGCAACGTGGGCACGGAAAACAATGCCGCCCTGTCCGCCGTGGTGACGGACCGCGCCGAGGAGGTGCTTGCCCGGCAGGACAAGGACGCGACGCTGTACTCGGTGCGGGCGCGCAGCGCGGCCAACCTCAAGAAGGCCGCCGAGGCGATGAGCGAAGGGCGCCGCGAAGAGGCCGCGCTCTACATCCGCCAGAACCAGGACATGTTCGACCAGGCCAGCGCGGTGGCGGGTCCCGCCGCCGTGGCTCCGGAGAAGGCCGCGCAGCAGGCCACGCTGGATGAGTACGAGAGCGCCACCAGCGACGAACAGATGCGCTCGGCCGTCAAGCGCTCCAAGGCCAAGGCCCTGCGCGACTTCGGGCGCGTGGGCTCCACGTACTGA
- the plsX gene encoding phosphate acyltransferase PlsX, whose product MEAMVVKQPQPVTIAFDVMGTDHGPAEVVRGAAQLSLDSPHIHALLVGDRTLIDNALAEVKHNGERISVQHAADFVGMDEKPGEALARKPHASVAVAARLVAEGEAQALVSAGNTGAGVLACARHFQLIPGVRRAALATVYPTRSVRGAKEDPFSLILDVGATVEATADDLVTFAVMGSQYARIISRNERPKVALLSNGVEPQKGPPRVVEAHARLSEMTDINFIGNVEGIDIPKGTADVIVTDGFVGNVCLKMLEGVHETVVELAQYAYKESLRWRAGLAMLSSGIQRIKDITDWNQYGGAPILGFDRIFIKAHGRSKARAIANAGKVAAKVVANNLGNSIREGLLK is encoded by the coding sequence ATGGAGGCCATGGTGGTCAAGCAGCCGCAGCCCGTGACGATTGCCTTCGACGTGATGGGGACGGACCATGGGCCAGCGGAGGTGGTGCGCGGCGCCGCGCAGCTCTCCCTGGACTCGCCGCACATCCATGCGTTGCTCGTCGGAGACCGGACGCTCATCGACAACGCGCTCGCGGAGGTGAAGCACAACGGCGAGCGCATCTCCGTGCAGCACGCGGCGGACTTCGTGGGCATGGACGAGAAGCCCGGCGAGGCGCTGGCCCGCAAGCCCCACGCGTCGGTGGCCGTGGCCGCCCGGCTGGTGGCGGAGGGCGAGGCCCAGGCCCTGGTGTCCGCGGGCAACACGGGGGCGGGGGTGCTGGCGTGCGCGCGGCACTTCCAGCTCATCCCCGGGGTGCGGCGCGCGGCGCTGGCCACGGTGTACCCGACGCGCTCGGTGCGCGGCGCGAAGGAGGACCCCTTCTCCCTCATCCTCGACGTGGGGGCGACGGTGGAGGCCACCGCGGACGACCTGGTGACGTTCGCGGTGATGGGCTCTCAGTACGCGCGCATCATCTCCCGCAACGAGCGGCCCAAGGTGGCGCTCCTGTCCAACGGCGTGGAGCCCCAGAAGGGCCCGCCCCGGGTGGTGGAGGCGCACGCGCGCCTGTCGGAGATGACGGACATCAACTTCATCGGCAACGTGGAGGGCATCGACATCCCGAAGGGGACGGCCGACGTCATCGTCACGGACGGCTTCGTGGGCAACGTGTGCCTGAAGATGCTGGAGGGCGTCCACGAGACGGTGGTGGAGCTGGCCCAGTACGCCTACAAGGAGAGCCTGCGGTGGCGCGCGGGTCTGGCCATGCTGTCCAGCGGGATTCAGCGCATCAAGGACATCACCGACTGGAACCAGTACGGCGGCGCGCCCATCCTCGGGTTTGACCGCATCTTCATCAAGGCGCATGGGCGCTCGAAGGCGCGGGCCATCGCCAACGCGGGCAAGGTGGCCGCCAAGGTGGTGGCGAACAACCTGGGGAACTCCATCCGGGAAGGTCTCCTGAAGTGA
- a CDS encoding outer membrane beta-barrel domain-containing protein, whose protein sequence is MKTLHRWLVALCLMAPVLSQAQATSEEEEAGDVSEVDKDRMGPLRDRVRPVSGHVFLKKGRFEFSPSATLSLRDAFFTKYIFGGTLTYHPVETIGVSLRAGYAMNAVSGAAQICEFGDGDTRGCVSPKMEDLDGDAPGQIKLIGGVDVQWAPIYGKLSLLAEKFVHFDLYGVVGASAVQYRGPDLDDQTDTLAKNYLTPGGNVGVGMRFFFNRWVTLRTEVRDLIYVEKGRGENFLRNQLLFELGVSFFFPSSNPES, encoded by the coding sequence ATGAAGACGCTCCATCGTTGGCTGGTCGCGCTGTGTCTCATGGCGCCCGTGCTTTCGCAGGCGCAGGCCACCTCCGAAGAGGAGGAGGCTGGTGACGTCTCAGAGGTGGACAAGGACCGGATGGGTCCCTTGCGCGACCGCGTGCGCCCCGTGTCGGGCCACGTGTTCCTCAAGAAGGGCCGCTTCGAGTTCAGCCCCTCGGCGACGCTGTCGCTGCGCGACGCGTTCTTCACCAAGTACATCTTCGGCGGCACGCTCACCTACCACCCCGTCGAGACGATCGGCGTGAGCCTGCGTGCGGGCTACGCGATGAACGCGGTGTCCGGCGCGGCGCAGATCTGCGAGTTCGGGGATGGCGACACGCGCGGGTGTGTCTCGCCCAAGATGGAGGACCTGGACGGGGACGCTCCCGGGCAGATCAAGCTGATTGGCGGCGTGGACGTCCAGTGGGCGCCCATCTACGGCAAGCTGTCGCTCCTGGCGGAGAAGTTCGTCCACTTCGACCTGTACGGCGTCGTCGGCGCGTCCGCGGTCCAGTACCGGGGGCCGGACCTGGATGACCAGACCGACACGCTGGCGAAGAACTACCTCACGCCCGGCGGCAACGTCGGCGTGGGCATGCGCTTCTTCTTCAACCGGTGGGTGACGCTGCGCACGGAGGTGCGGGACCTCATCTACGTGGAGAAGGGCCGCGGCGAAAACTTCCTGCGCAACCAGCTCCTGTTCGAGCTGGGTGTGTCCTTCTTCTTCCCCTCGTCCAATCCCGAGTCATGA
- a CDS encoding MFS transporter has product MSRTASLRVVFGIVSLDLIGFGILIPQLGVYGVKFGASPFTVGLLISVYSLMQLVAAPVLGRLSDRFGRRPVLLVSQVGSLLGYLLFAGAYSLPLLFLSRVIDGISGGNIATAQAVVADITRPEERARGMGVIGAAFGVGFVLGPALGGFLGAWGGNLAIGLFAAGLVAVNLVCTYLFLPESRVPGGPDGHARTLKSAAQALRLPFVAKCLVLMLLFTTAFAQMEGTFSVYLLTRFLSAGPVPLEGGLFLHPVMADAQVLREASLRAGWLFAMVGVLSALVQGGVVRRLVGGEGGGGTGREAHVAMAGFGVTAVGLALLPVAPTYGWLFPVMGLLAVGSALTNPCLSALVSLHAPPERLGAALGGFQAAGSLGRIVGPALGGWLFTRLGPAAPYGTAAGMLILGTVVAATLATQARMAGARAGQRS; this is encoded by the coding sequence GTGAGCCGGACGGCGTCACTGCGCGTCGTCTTCGGAATCGTGTCGCTGGACCTCATCGGGTTCGGCATCTTGATTCCGCAGTTGGGCGTGTACGGAGTGAAGTTTGGTGCCTCGCCCTTCACGGTGGGGCTGCTCATCTCCGTCTATTCGTTGATGCAGCTGGTGGCGGCGCCCGTGCTGGGCCGGTTGTCGGACCGGTTCGGCCGCAGGCCCGTGCTGCTGGTCAGCCAGGTGGGCTCGCTCTTGGGCTACCTGCTGTTCGCCGGGGCGTACTCGCTGCCGCTCCTGTTCCTCTCGCGGGTCATCGACGGGATATCCGGCGGCAACATCGCCACCGCGCAGGCGGTGGTCGCGGACATCACCCGCCCCGAGGAGCGGGCCCGGGGCATGGGCGTCATCGGCGCGGCCTTTGGTGTCGGCTTCGTGCTGGGCCCGGCGCTGGGCGGCTTCCTGGGTGCGTGGGGCGGCAACCTCGCCATCGGCCTCTTCGCGGCGGGCCTGGTGGCCGTCAACCTGGTCTGCACGTACTTGTTCCTGCCGGAGTCCCGCGTGCCCGGGGGCCCGGATGGCCATGCGCGCACCCTGAAGAGCGCCGCCCAGGCGCTGCGCCTGCCTTTCGTCGCGAAGTGCCTGGTGCTGATGCTCCTATTCACCACCGCCTTCGCGCAGATGGAGGGGACGTTCTCCGTCTACCTCCTCACGCGCTTCCTGTCGGCCGGGCCGGTGCCGCTCGAGGGGGGCCTGTTCCTTCATCCGGTGATGGCGGACGCGCAGGTGCTGCGCGAGGCGAGCCTGCGGGCGGGCTGGCTCTTCGCGATGGTGGGCGTGCTCAGCGCGCTGGTTCAGGGTGGGGTCGTGCGCCGGCTGGTGGGCGGGGAGGGGGGCGGCGGAACGGGGCGCGAGGCGCACGTGGCCATGGCGGGGTTCGGCGTGACGGCGGTGGGCCTGGCCCTCCTGCCGGTGGCGCCGACCTACGGATGGTTGTTTCCTGTCATGGGGCTGTTGGCGGTGGGCTCGGCCCTGACGAATCCCTGCCTGTCCGCGCTGGTCTCCCTGCATGCTCCACCGGAGCGGCTGGGGGCGGCCCTGGGGGGCTTCCAGGCCGCGGGCTCGCTGGGCCGGATTGTGGGCCCGGCGCTGGGCGGGTGGCTCTTCACCCGTTTGGGGCCGGCGGCGCCCTATGGGACGGCGGCGGGAATGCTGATTCTGGGGACGGTGGTGGCGGCAACCCTCGCGACTCAGGCGAGAATGGCAGGCGCGAGGGCCGGACAAAGGTCGTAA
- a CDS encoding phosphatase domain-containing protein: MSLPDRIDPRPPRRIYRWDLDKTYLQTDFDSLRDLLRTAFQKAHEKVAVPGASALIRELSENGDSRLCIVSGSPKQMRAVLEEKLKLDGVRWDEFVLKDNVGNLLRGRFRALRGQVGYKLPAILESRVKAPAEAEEVLFGDDAEADAFIYSLFADLIAGRVDERVLSQVLEAGGVYPDDAERVRAAWKQIPVSDPVRRIFIHLDKLTPPAHFTPYGPRVVPIFNYFQAALVLLADGHLSAPQVLKIAVEMVQTAGHNIITLSNSFQDLLRRGLPLQQAAVALSQALEGPNKLLAAMRPMPDILSAFSKRLAALGTPPPPPPVQAVDYVSLIHHALPRNHKGRGKPPT; encoded by the coding sequence GTGAGCCTGCCGGACCGCATCGACCCGCGGCCTCCGCGGCGCATCTACCGCTGGGACCTGGACAAGACGTACCTCCAGACGGACTTCGACTCGCTCCGCGACCTGCTGCGCACGGCGTTCCAGAAGGCGCACGAGAAGGTGGCCGTCCCGGGCGCGAGCGCGCTCATCCGCGAGCTGTCGGAGAACGGCGACTCGCGGCTGTGCATCGTCTCCGGCAGCCCCAAGCAGATGCGCGCCGTGCTGGAGGAGAAGCTCAAGCTGGACGGCGTGCGGTGGGACGAGTTCGTCCTCAAGGACAACGTGGGCAACCTCCTGCGCGGGCGCTTCCGGGCGCTGCGCGGACAGGTGGGCTACAAGCTGCCCGCCATCCTCGAGAGCCGGGTGAAGGCCCCCGCGGAGGCGGAGGAAGTCCTCTTCGGCGACGACGCGGAGGCGGACGCGTTCATCTACTCGCTCTTCGCGGACCTGATTGCTGGCCGCGTGGACGAGCGCGTGTTGTCGCAGGTGCTGGAGGCGGGCGGCGTCTACCCCGACGACGCGGAGCGCGTGCGCGCGGCCTGGAAGCAGATTCCCGTCTCAGACCCGGTCCGCCGCATCTTCATCCACCTGGACAAGCTGACGCCGCCCGCGCACTTCACGCCGTACGGGCCTCGCGTGGTGCCCATCTTCAACTACTTCCAGGCGGCGCTGGTGCTGCTGGCGGACGGGCACCTGTCGGCGCCGCAGGTGCTGAAAATCGCGGTGGAGATGGTGCAGACGGCGGGGCACAACATCATCACCCTCTCCAACTCCTTCCAGGACCTGCTGCGCCGGGGCCTGCCGCTCCAGCAGGCGGCGGTGGCGCTGTCACAGGCATTGGAAGGGCCCAACAAGTTGCTCGCGGCGATGCGTCCGATGCCGGACATCCTCTCCGCGTTCAGCAAGCGGCTCGCCGCGCTGGGCACGCCGCCGCCCCCTCCGCCCGTGCAGGCGGTGGACTACGTGTCGCTCATCCACCATGCCCTGCCGCGCAACCACAAGGGGCGTGGCAAGCCGCCTACCTAG
- a CDS encoding outer membrane beta-barrel domain-containing protein: MNRHTLLLVLCLVPGLAPAQSQEGMGLDLTEETTPKSEESPTPPPAEEAAPAATASRPAEEEAPPPEAFLPLTDITQEDRVKSVQRKVYRKKGRFELTPLISISVNDPFYSKVGASLRGAYYLADTLAISARGTLMQVVPSDDVRLAKDAYFAKIYNSVPEWSAMGDVEWSPLYGKVAFLNSILHFDGYLLAGVGVVKTETSSLPGRGLNPAADLGLGMRFVAKDFVAVNVALINTSYVDQPLGSANGAIQNMMTLNAGISLFLPFSSTGRDSE, translated from the coding sequence TTGAATCGCCACACGTTGCTGCTCGTGCTGTGCCTGGTGCCCGGTCTGGCACCTGCGCAGAGCCAGGAGGGCATGGGACTCGACCTCACGGAAGAGACCACGCCCAAATCGGAAGAATCCCCCACGCCGCCGCCGGCGGAGGAAGCCGCGCCCGCAGCGACGGCCTCCCGCCCCGCCGAGGAAGAGGCTCCACCCCCAGAGGCTTTCCTGCCGCTGACGGACATCACCCAGGAGGACCGGGTGAAGAGCGTCCAGCGCAAGGTGTACCGGAAGAAGGGGCGCTTCGAGCTGACGCCCCTCATCAGCATCTCCGTCAACGACCCGTTCTATTCCAAGGTGGGCGCGTCCCTGCGGGGCGCCTACTACCTGGCGGACACGCTGGCCATCTCCGCGCGTGGCACGCTGATGCAGGTCGTCCCGTCGGATGACGTGCGCCTGGCCAAGGACGCCTACTTCGCGAAGATCTACAACTCGGTGCCCGAGTGGTCCGCGATGGGCGACGTCGAGTGGAGCCCGCTGTACGGCAAGGTGGCCTTCCTCAACTCCATCCTGCACTTCGACGGCTACCTGCTCGCGGGCGTGGGCGTGGTGAAGACGGAGACCTCCTCGCTGCCGGGCCGCGGGCTCAACCCCGCCGCGGACCTGGGCCTGGGCATGCGCTTCGTGGCCAAGGACTTCGTGGCCGTGAACGTGGCGCTCATCAACACCTCCTATGTGGATCAGCCCCTGGGCAGCGCGAACGGGGCCATCCAGAACATGATGACTCTCAACGCCGGCATCTCGCTGTTCCTGCCCTTCAGCTCGACGGGGAGGGACTCGGAATGA
- the pcnB gene encoding polynucleotide adenylyltransferase PcnB: protein MSSNLELTAAPSEQASAPESVATESAPSEVMPPSPVSPEALSSAGVRASPAEDEADDDGDDDDEVDALDGGFDEAGLGAAEVLAAAEAQDAADAAENEVEQVPTVLEPEPEPTPYERELHAPHVRSTGEPAEIDPDALDPDALKVVLRLHQHGHQAYLVGGCVRDLLLGRKPKDFDVATSAHPGEVRAIFRNCRLIGRRFRLAHVYFKGGKIIEVSTFRANPTELEAASPSAHEDEGEAGGDDLLITHDNVFGTDQQDARRRDFTINGLFYDVSEGRVIDYVRGRRDLDERFIRTIGDPEVRMREDPVRILRAVRFAAKLDLDIESRTYAAMEGAVEDLPRCAPARLLEETFRLIRGGVSAPALKLLDALDALKLLLPPVNAYLKQHGKEGEKTFYAFAQALDRRVAAGEPLDDAILLAALLVPISQSAPPAEPQEGGRPSVSQVVEELLAGFVQTARLPRRIAERCRMLLLAQRTLSGERRRKSAAFRRHPLFGEALTVFEMTVEATGEHRDQLDAWKAGEVPPPRADASDSEGSEPGGPRKRRRRRRRRRSSGESAASAGSSGPGAGEA from the coding sequence ATGTCTTCCAATCTGGAGCTGACGGCAGCCCCCTCGGAACAGGCGAGTGCCCCCGAGTCCGTGGCGACCGAATCAGCCCCTTCAGAAGTGATGCCCCCGTCCCCTGTCTCACCCGAAGCCTTGTCCTCCGCTGGCGTGCGAGCCAGCCCGGCCGAGGACGAGGCGGACGACGACGGCGACGATGATGACGAAGTGGACGCGCTCGACGGCGGTTTCGACGAGGCGGGCCTGGGCGCGGCGGAGGTGCTGGCCGCCGCCGAGGCGCAGGACGCGGCGGACGCGGCCGAGAACGAAGTGGAGCAGGTGCCCACGGTCCTCGAGCCAGAGCCGGAGCCGACGCCCTACGAGCGCGAGCTGCACGCGCCGCACGTCCGCTCCACGGGCGAGCCGGCGGAGATAGACCCCGACGCGCTGGACCCGGACGCGCTCAAGGTCGTGCTGCGGCTGCACCAGCACGGGCACCAGGCGTACCTGGTGGGCGGCTGCGTGCGGGACTTGCTTCTAGGCCGCAAGCCCAAGGACTTCGACGTGGCCACCAGCGCCCATCCGGGCGAGGTGCGCGCCATCTTCCGCAACTGCCGGCTGATTGGCCGTCGGTTCCGGCTGGCGCACGTCTACTTCAAGGGTGGGAAGATCATCGAGGTCTCCACCTTCCGCGCGAATCCGACGGAGCTGGAGGCGGCGTCGCCCTCGGCGCATGAGGACGAGGGTGAGGCGGGGGGCGATGACCTGCTCATCACCCACGACAACGTGTTCGGCACCGACCAGCAGGACGCGCGCCGCCGGGACTTCACCATCAACGGGCTGTTCTATGACGTGAGCGAAGGCCGCGTCATCGACTACGTCCGAGGGCGGCGCGACCTGGACGAGCGGTTCATCCGCACCATCGGCGACCCCGAGGTGCGCATGCGCGAGGACCCGGTGCGCATCCTGCGCGCAGTGCGCTTCGCGGCGAAGCTGGACCTGGACATCGAGTCGCGGACGTACGCGGCCATGGAGGGCGCGGTGGAGGACCTGCCGCGCTGCGCTCCGGCGCGTCTCCTGGAGGAGACCTTCCGGCTCATCCGCGGGGGGGTGTCCGCGCCGGCGCTCAAGCTGCTGGACGCGCTGGATGCGCTCAAGCTGCTGCTGCCTCCGGTGAACGCGTACCTCAAGCAGCACGGCAAGGAGGGCGAGAAGACCTTCTACGCCTTCGCGCAGGCGTTGGACCGGCGCGTGGCGGCGGGAGAGCCGCTCGACGACGCCATCCTGCTCGCGGCGTTGCTGGTGCCCATCAGCCAGTCGGCGCCGCCGGCCGAGCCGCAGGAAGGTGGCCGTCCGTCCGTGTCGCAGGTGGTGGAGGAGCTGCTCGCGGGCTTCGTGCAGACGGCGCGGCTGCCTCGCCGCATCGCCGAGCGCTGCCGCATGCTGCTCCTGGCGCAGCGCACGCTGTCGGGTGAGCGTCGGCGCAAGAGCGCGGCGTTCCGCCGGCATCCGCTGTTCGGCGAGGCCCTCACCGTGTTCGAGATGACGGTGGAGGCCACGGGCGAGCATCGCGACCAGCTCGACGCGTGGAAGGCCGGCGAAGTGCCGCCGCCGCGTGCCGACGCCTCCGACAGTGAAGGCTCCGAGCCGGGTGGCCCGCGCAAGCGTCGTCGTCGTCGCCGTCGTCGTCGTTCCTCCGGGGAGAGTGCCGCTTCGGCGGGTTCCTCCGGCCCGGGTGCCGGCGAGGCGTGA